Below is a genomic region from Astatotilapia calliptera chromosome 13, fAstCal1.2, whole genome shotgun sequence.
TTATAGATTAATAGGGTAACGCGTTGTTTTTTGCGCCGTTACTTGTTTTTGTGATATTATGAGTAAAGGACGGCTCGAATACAGAGCTGATAAATCAATCtttagaaagagaaaataactTTTTCAATTTTAGTTTAACAGCTGAGAAACTTTCAAATCAGACTGTTTCATtcgaaaattgaaaaaaaaaatcagtgctgTTTTATGTCGCACAGTTAGTGAAAGTTGTGGAAAAGAGTCCAAaagtatataaacatataaacaatgattataataaataaataatcactaCTAAGTATTTAATGTTTAATACAAAGTCTGATGTTTTTAACACCAAAGAGTCCGTATTTtggcttttctgtttttgcttcttgttttaatcgagaaaaccaaacagaatGAATAAAAATCACCACCCTACCATTCACTAAATCGGGCAAAACGCGTGTGTAAAATGCCTTTTGCGCTAATGACAGTGCGGAGATGCAATAATAACAGCTAAAACTGATCTTAGGTCAGAACAGCTCTGCTTAGTACATGCATTTTGCTGTGAAATTGCATGGATGTGATCTTTACGAGGCCAGGACTCAGCATTCTCtcctgattgtttcaggattttGGTCTTGGGGCAAAGTGGCATTCGCTTCTATTTTACGGCGTTGTTTACATGGTGAATTGACAGGCGATTAAATACCCTACAGATGAAGAAACCAGGACAAGATACATCTGTCGAACAGTTTTTCCTCCCTCATCTGTTGCTTTGGTGGGTCTTTACCCCCATAAGCCAGCCTAGCATAATCACGTCAGTGCGCCTCGTTAGGCGTTTTCTTCAATGCTGGCAGATTTTTCatcttctgtttaaaaaaaaccaaaaaaaacatccaaacaaaaaaaaaaaagtttaatagcCTCCACTTTCCGGGCACACATGGCGCACTTATAATACCAGTTCAAGTTCACATTTCAAGCCTTATGGGAAACAAGAGAGTGAAAGAACGAGGAGACGAAAATCACAGCTCTTTGTAGGGTTGTAGGGTTGGTTTGGTGAAAGGCCAAACATTCAGTGTTATGTCTCCTCAAAAGCCGCTGTTTTGGGCTTGTTGTGAATAGACCCATGTGTACTTAAATCCTTGTTAATTACAACCTGTGGGCTTTGTGTTGAATATGTAATTGACCTTCAGGCGCAGGAAGCTGTTCCCAGGAAGCTGTGACCGATATTTCACATCTACAGACAGTTCGCGCACTCTCTGAGAGCACTTCTCATATTTGCACTCCCATTAGAGCCACCTGGGTCTACAGGATAACTTATTAACGAATAAAAGAGTGTTTCGCCCTTgtttcaaatattaaaaaaaatgtttgcaacCCATTAACATGTGAACCAAAACACCCACTTAACAATTAACTATATGCTGgcatcgttttttgtttttaaaatgcgagtaatattgtaaaataatattatagtaTATCATGCATAATGTGTAACATTTATCAATATAAACATGCAATATGTAAGAAAATTATGAAACTATAAGCTACTGTTATATTCTGATATGAAGATACAGAAGACACCAGAAAATACACCGAGCACGCGCCGGCCTGTCGAAACCTGAAATAGGGGAGGTACTAAAGCCTTATGATGGAAATATGAAAGGCagaaaagatgtttttttagGTTTATTCTGCACGAACTGATCAGGCAGCAGAGGGGAGGAGGGGGCGGGAGGGAGGCTGGAGGTGTTGCGCGGCTGAAGCTGTTCAAACAAAGTGTCTTCTTTCAGCGGTCGTTTccagttctgtttttttcctactCCAAACACTACGGTACTTTTGTTCTCCCGGACTGAGCGCGGAAAGATAAGGTGTCATCACTCGAACGTCAGGGTTCCCAGTTGGAGAAGCACTGCTAAATTTCGCCCAGCTTTGCCTGCCATGGCCACATGCCACATGCTTCGAGTGATGTTTTTACAAAACATTGGACTGCGTGCGGAGCttttcttaaaaagaaacaaaaaatcgGCAATAATCACTTGGATGAACTTTGACCTCATGTccttaaaattgaaaaacctatctatctatctatctatctatctatctatctatctatctatctatctatcttctTGCAGGAGATATATGTGTCAGAGGCTAACAGCTTTTGATTTTCAGTAATATCTGATCATGTATTTTCCTAACGTTGGGAAGTGGTGGCtcagagcacatttaaaaagccTGAGGAAATAAGGCTGAATACATGGTTTGTGCGTTGTTCTGcatttaaaatgacataaatgAGCTGAAGGGAAAAATATCTAAGTATCCTCAACTGAAACTACAAATGATCATAAATCCTAAATACTATCGTTCAAGCAATATTTCTGTAACACTGTAAATATCGACGTTTACGTGCAGATTCTCTAAAATacgttttatatattttgtccTCCAGCTTATATGGTTTTATAATATTATAAGGAGGTGACCcgtaagagacaaaaaaaaatgccaagaaAATGTCAAGAATCATTCAGAATCAAAGAAATTCTCGACTTTATTCcacgtgtttcttttttttttttttattgtaaagggTATATGAAACTATAGGTGAATCGTTTTATGTTTCATCATTTATCGCAGAGTTTACATGCAGTCTCTCCccaaattaaaatgcaaataattaTAACAATAATATCAAGGGGTTagaatattttatcttatcacAGCCCCTATGAGACACGTTTAACTGGCATACTCCATCAGCCCACCCTCccccagacaaacaaacaaacaaacaaacaaacaaaaataaccgTTTATGGCTCTCTTTAAAAACCCCATGTAAACAGAAAGGCGATGGGTACACGTAACTTTGTGCCCATAGAGTCTGGTGATAAAGGTTAATCTAAACCCCTAAAATAACAACTGTAGGCTAATAGTAACAAGAATTAAGacactttattgttattgttttcaacaatataacatattaCGTTTTTACATTCCGgtaaagttttctttctttcttccttcttttcttctgttctttctttttatcaATTTTTTATCCCCAGCCCTGCAGCAAAACAAGCCATCTCAAAAAACTACtacttttacttactttttccAAATTATATTTTCCTCAAGCGAATTAACGGGGGGGAAAAGTTCGGTAGGGTCCTGTTTAAGTATATTTGGAAAGTTCTTAAGTGCTCTGCTCTGAACTCTTGATTCTAGAAAATCCCCGAAACAAGGGCTCGTTCAGTTTGGGGATAAGAGGAGGTGTTGCGCTCACTGGCAGGTTTTCCTCTCTCCACTTGttgaaaaagattttaaaggtTGAATATGAGACTAAATGATTTGTTACGGTGGCTGTTTTCGCAGTGTTCCAGTCTGTCTGCCTTGCACCGTGCCGCAAGTGCTTGAAGCTTAACTCACACCACCTCGTAAATTATTTTCCCCAAAAAATGGCGCTCCATTCAGTGACGGCTTTTAAGAGCCGAGGTCCACTAGATTAGAAGACATAGGGTTCAGTATGGTGTCATGATGCAATGAGTGGTGATGGTGCATCGAGTCTGGGCCGCTGGGTACCGGGATTGCGCTGGGTCCCGGCGGGGGCGCAAGGCCATGCAGGGACGGTAAACCGGGGTTTGCGCCGAGGAGCTGAGCCGGACTCGGAGACGTATGATCCGGAGTCCCAGAAGGTGTTTTATCGTCGTCCGAGCTCCCCAAAATAGTTTTATTTCCATTAATAGAAGAAGTCAATGGGTTGTGACTGTTGCCGTTGGAGTTCTCGTTGTTTTCTCTGCGAACAGAAACCAAAGTCACACATCAGTTTGGTACAAATGCGGAATTACAGCACATCTGCGAAAAAGTGCATAACAACCAGGAAGATTTAGGTGAACTGAAATTTTCATATCTCGGAGTAAAACCTACAGGAACAAAGACACCAGCTAATTGTAGCTTAACATGTTTAagattgcattaaaaatatgaacatgaacacacacttgAATTAAAGTGGCACACACAATTCTGTTGTGTTTACTAGAATATTTATTGGGTTGTGACACTTTTACAACAGCCATAATAATCTCATTAATGTATCAGTTCTTAGTCTGGTTATTTATTAATGTTCACACGAGAATACGTTGAGGCACGTGTGCCCAGATGCAATCACTTAGCCAGCAAAAATAATTAGAGGGTCAATTCACTACAGAAGCGCTATATTAAATATCAGTAGTAGAGAGTGACTGGAAGATAATAAATCCATCTGACTACTGAACTTGCATGAAACTTTTAGAGCAAGTTAATTTAACCATAGTGACCCGTGGAGAAGCTCAACCTGAGGAAGTCCTCGGCCACTCGAGGAGAGCTTGTCCACAGCTCTAAATAAATGACAGGCCTAATCATTCTGAAACGCGTGCGTACTGCGTATGGCATAGTTCATAGGTTTGCTGTGAGGCTTTTCTCAGTGGGAAGACATGATTTACGTGGAGCTTTCAGCCCAAATTAGTGGCCAGGGGGTGAAAGAAGACACCGACCCAGTGAACAcctgacaaaaacacatctcCCGCACCTCTCTACATGCCTGGCTGTATAATTTCCAAACTCTGAAATGTGCAAACGACTCATAATGAAATGTCAGCCTGGCTGATATGAAGACCAGACAACAAGCCACATCAATTACACCGCAAAACATCTTTCATACGTGTTCTGATATGTTTCCTTGCATATACCATGTGTTCATCCAGTGTCTGTGATTCACAGTAGTCTGCATATATTTCTTCTCTGATCTTAACGTGAAAGTCAAGTTTCATGTTATAATCAGTGTGGTTACTAAAACATAAAAGTGGGGTAAAAGCAACTTTTATAACCTTGTAATTTACCTGACAACACGTCTTTCATTTCGTGCGTTTCAACTTTTAATAGGGGCTTATACAGTTatcacagaaatacacacagtGTAACTTTAATTTGTGGCGATTGAATAAGATCTGAGAATATGTCCATGCTATCTACGTTAAATAAATTTCCAGATGTAGGTCagaaatttatttttgcatacAGAGTCAGCAGTGGCAGTCCGTGACTCAGCAACAGTTTGGAACTACCTCCTATGTTTTGCTTGATGTgacaatgataaaaaaaaaataataataatctaatCTGAGATTAGcgtctgttttaagaagtaaataTACTCCTACCTTTCCTTTGCCTCAGCCGCTCGATCTCTCTGCCGTCGGTTTTTGAACCAGTTGCTGACTTGCGTGGTCGTGAGTCCCGTGGCCTCGGCCAGCTCTCTTTTCTCCCGTGGGGATGGATAAGGGTTGTGGGTGTACCACTCTCGGAGGATACTCCTGCTCTTCTCTTTGAAGCAATAGCTCGTCTCCTCTCCGTCCCAGATAGAGCGGGGCAGGGGGAACTTTCTCCGGACGCGGTACTTCCCTACGGCGCCGAGCGGACGGCCTCTCAGCTTCTCTGCCTCGATGTAGTGCGCTTTGAGCCACAGCTGTTGCAGCTTCGGGTGGTTGTGCGGCGAAAACTGGTGGCTCTCCAGGATCTTGTAGAGCTCTCGGAAGTTCCCCCGATGAAAAGCAACTACGGCTTTCGCTTTGAGAACACTCTCATTTTTGTGGAGGTGCTCGCACGCCGGGAGGGACCACAGAAAGCGCCCAAGACGCTCGATGTTCCCCCCTTGCTGGAGGACTTCGCAGACACAAGCCACTTGTTCTTGCGTAAAACCAAACGTCGGAAGCATGGACATGGCGACAAGTAAACCAATACAGATTATATTGTACCTTACTTCCACGTCTCTCCTCTCAGTGTCTCGTTAAATCAAAACGCATTAAGTCCATAAGCGTCAAAAAGTCCCCAAAAGAGTTACCTAAAACGTAAAAGTGCCCAAGGTTAGGCAAAGTCCAACTGCGTATTATGGAATAAGCTCAAGTCCGTTCAGCCATGCGAAACCCCAGGCGACTATTCTCCATAAAGTTGCTAAGAAAGAAAGTTGCTACTCCTTCCACCGTCCTCCACCTTTTCTATGCCGTTTCAACATAAACTACTCCCGGAGACCGGGCTCGCTGGCTcgttttaataatattattctAAGCTGGCAAGACAAGCGATTATATGAACTCTGATTGGTCGGTTATCTGACCCACGGATGGTGAGGATAAGACAATAGCCTTAGTCAAATTATTTGCCATGGTTACGCTGTCACTCAAAGTAACCCGATATGCTTTGAGGTGGCTCCCTGGCAAAATCAACCTGATTGTTCCCTTCACGACCAGCCCGCCTACCAATAGAAGAATTGCTCAGATTTTTCCTtctaaaacacttttttcttccccttcACGTTGACAGACACCTCAGGCAGCCAAAGAGCGTAAAGCTGTGAGGAGCGTGGATGAGAAGAGCGGCGTTGATCCCACAGCCCGGGGAAGGATGGCGCCAGAGTGCACGGAGCCTGCTGCAGTTTGTCTTCATGTCCCTGGCAGCTCTCACAAATCAATCAAGATCTCCTTAATGCTTGGAACTTTAAAGTTAGTGTCTTCATTATTCCAAAGACGTGAAATAACTGTCAACAAGTGACAGATTGTTAGAcgggtttgaaaaaaaaatgctgccactTTTTTATAAAGTATATTTTTCTTCGAGTAAacgaaaaaatataaatatgaccAAAAGTGAGTCAGACTATTTCTGCTTCCGAGGACTGAAACGAGACTTAAACTCTAAGGTGCTGATGTGGGAGTGCAGTGAACCATCACCCGATTTGTTAATTATAATATTCACAAACCGGTATTCTATAGAGAggtatttaaaataacaaaaagacgttagaataaagtttaaaaagttatttgttAAACAAGTAGACTTTGTCATACTCTCAAATACGTCGTATCAGTTTTAGACCTAAATAAACGTGAAATTTCTATATTAATAGCAACTAAAGAAatcttttaattgttttgcGAAGTATGTGTTGAGCTGAACTGGATTATGCATGTGATGACAAAGATTATGAATATCTAAATGAGTGGCGAGGAAGCAGCTGCAGGAGCGCACAGATTGGCAAACAATCTCAAGGTGTGCAGCCGCTTCATGGGGAAATAAGGTGGTCGTGTGCGCAGTGGAGTGTGCGGGACAAAGAGCGGAGAAGAAGGAAAGTCTGGCAGGCGACATCGAAGAAGAAAAACGGCTTCAATCAGCACACCGGTGAGACAAATATTTTCGTCCGTATTTCAGTCATCTGACTCACGAGGTTTAGCGCATCAGCGAGTAAATTATCTCAAGGACTGACATATGAGATCTGAAGACAAGACCTAAGTAATCATTTTAATATgacgattacatttttttttgagaGTATGGCTGTAAGGAGGGGAGCTTATGTGAAAGTGAAAGGTGTTTAAGGGTAAAAGGAGAGGAGGCTTTATAGTTAACTGAGGAGAAGTGAGTGATGTGAGGTACTTGTTGAAATGGTAGGGCGACCTAAAAGAAACCGGGAGCAGCCCGATGTGCGCAAAAACTCAGGTTTGTAGTTGGACTCAGGTACACGAGGGAATGCGTGCGTGTTACTGACTGCTGAACCAAAGATTGACCAGCTGGTAGATTTCTATCGCCTCACCATGGGACCGCTTCATTAGAGATACGATTGTCAAGTACACCCACACTCGGTGTCACatcacttcacacacacacacacacacacacacacacacacacacacacacacacacacacacacacacacacacacacacacacacacacaccatcatcatcctcatgtCCTCATCATATATTGTCAGTGTAGAACTAAAAAGCTCGGAGgagagattattattattattattattattattattattattattattattattattattattattattattattattatatgttgtTGTTAATATGATTTAATAGGAGCAGTTTCGTCATAGGCTTActtgaattttagaattttggAAAGGTTGCAAATAAATTACAGCAGCTACCTTAAATCGCAGGCATGTAAAATTAAAATGGTATTGTCGGTCGAAATCATTTAAGTAAGTTACCCAATCCACAGTCCACCATCCATCCAATCCATTGTCAATATTTCTCGCTAAGGCAGTGAGGCATCGCAGTcgctgctgtttttctgttattttctctcttttttaaaattaaattaataaattattaaattaatagTGTAATTGTGAAATTGGTTCATCACCACAGACGAAGGCTCCTGTAAGAGAAACCTCATTCCTGTTTCCGCCCTGTGTCCTCCCTCAGTATAATAAATTGACTTTGGTTTCGCCTGAAGCCCAGTTCTCAGAGTATTACGGCATTAGGCTGACTGACGGTAATCGTCAGGGGACCGGCACCGACCTGGCTCGCCTGGATAGTGAGAAAATTAAAAGGGCAATTTaaacttataataataataataataataataataataataataataataataataataataagataagataagataagataagataagatacgataagataagatacgataagataagataaaactttattaatccctcgggtgggttcctctgggaaattcggtttccaaaagcacagcaccgataataataataataataataataataatagtttacatatattatatttaaattataattatatttatatatatattttaacttcaCCCTGCGCTTGCACTTTTAATTCAGACTATTAATAAAAATCATTGTGAGGCCTGTAAACAAAATTTGACTGATATGAAATTTTAAACCGATTTCAGATAAAGCTTATCATCTCAACTCATCTAACGCAAACACCCAAATGCCCCGTAATCGAGTTTGATGATCGAGGTTCTCCCAGTGGCGAATGTGCTGCTGCGATTACACCGGCAGCAATCCAAAGAAGTTACTCTGTACACTCAAATATTTGTGATGAGGCTAAATAATTTGTTCGCTTGTCCTTACAGACTGATGATGCTCCCTATTgaactctttttattttctctttctctcgcttttttttttttttttttgctcaaatGTCTTGATCTCAGCTTAAACTTCAGCACTGAAGATTTAACGAGAATAAGGTCTGAGGCTACATGTGAGCacctgttcagttcagttcatcaTAAGTCTTTGTGTTACTCTCATATGATCATACCTTCTTACAGGTATTCAGTCTAATTTCCCATCTCTGTCAAAATAAGTTTACATGGTATCAGATCTTTGACATAAAATTCTTTCAGATAATCTAACTGTCCCACTTGTGTTTTTGACATGCTCCTGCTCACACtgatatttgttatttttgaaaatgcctGTTACATCTTATTCACTGTGCATTTGATAGGTTAACGATTAGAAATGTCCATAGCCAAATCAGAGTAGAGTTAAACAAGCACTGACAATATGACTGCATATACAAAGTATCTTCATCGCAGTGGGATTGGCCAGGTCAGATCTGTGTCTATATATTGGCAGTGACAGGGGTCCAATGTCTGGCTCTTGACAGTGTTTGTAAACCACTTGTTTCCAGGGATCAGTTTGATCAGAAGGATCTGTTTCTGAAATGGTAATTATTACAGCTGCTGATGAATAGAGATCATGTTTCTCCTAATAGCCAACCCCCTATTTTCACAGCCTCCCACTGCTCACCTCAGCCACTCTCCACCACGACCTCCTCTAATTGAGCTGATTATTGCAagatgtatgcatgtgtgtgtgtgcgtgtgttgtaTAGACTGTGTTAACGTATACAGGAATAGGATGTGGCTTGGATTGGGTAAGACTGCTGCTGAATACACTGACCTGAGACAAGCACAACACAAGCTTGATAAGTATCAGTTTTTTGGGAAAGACATCCAAATGTTAGATAGAGGGAAAGAAATTATTAAAGCCAGAACCTCTGTGTCTATACTGGTTAAGGGGATGTGAATGAGGGCCTATCCAATAATTGGTTGTTTACATCTATCTTGTTACCCTAGAGGCTAGGGCTATCCTATAGCACAAGGAGGAGATTTCACTAAACCACACATGCAAGCAACAAGGAGGGGGTCGTCATTGAGGGGCGGGGCAGAGAGGGGTGGCTGAATTTGCTTGTGTGGGGTTCCTGTGTTCATCTCATGAAAGGCTCTGACCGGTTGGCAGGTTCATCAGATTGGACGGTTTACATTTCAGGCCCTCCCTGCACTATACGGGCCTGGCAATTTAAATGGCAGTTAAAAGGTGAGTCAAGCATCACCTTCAGTTGATATTCATCAcagagtgcacacacacatagcagCATAAACAAAATCAGATAGGAAAGATTTTCTCAAGCACCTTCTTTTTTTACTTGAAGCGCAAGCTATAGTAGGCCTCTATGAATTTATTATGACAGCAGTATAAATAACTATAAATGttaactaaaagcaaaagatTCGGTCTTaattattttgctttgtttaggTTGTAAAAGCTTTTGAGACATCAAGGTATTATTGTAATCAACCATGGGCTAAAAAATGCTTTGAGTATTCAACAAGTCTGCCATATTGTCAATTGATTACCTTCCTGGATCTCACATAAAATAATCAAGAGGTCGTACTCGACCAAGATAGTtcgtgaaaaacaaaacaaaacaaaacaaaacaaaacaaaacaaaacaaaaattcctACAATTAAAATCATTCTGTGCCTCATACAGTTTGATGTACCATATTAATCACCTAACACCCCACTGTCccctcaccaccaccacactGCTCTGTAACATGCCTATACCAAAACTGGAGCTGGTCTGAATACTGGAGCAAATCGCTacaagtgtgtgtttttctgcaaagCTGGTTAACAGAGTTTGTATATATGcatctgttttgtgtgtgtctgtgtgtgagagaaagagagttgGTTGCTGCTGAAAGTAATTTATTCGATCAATCACTCCATTTGATTCCTGTTTATTTTCAGGAGTTGCATGGTCACTTCAGCCACACACTGAGCTCTTTATGCACTGCCAAGGCTTTTCCCCTCAACCAATAAGACTGTATTTGGCTATAATTTGGAGAGGAGAGCGGTTCCAGCACTTCTCAGATATTTCATGGTTCCCTGCCTTTATGGTGAAATCCCCTCAGATCTGTTTCTTGTCAAACTGGCAGTGTGCAGACATGCAGGTATACCAGCTTCATACATACACTGATTTATATCAGCGCTGTGGGCTTGTTTTAAATGACTGCAAACACGCTCCTGTGTGGAACTAATAGTTATCATCATACATAATTTGGAAAATAGGGCAAAGTATGCAGCCTCGTCTTTTAAAGGCATTACTATGAAGTaaggattttatttcttttcttgtttttattttgcctaCATTGGATAAGACTAATAAAAAAGCCtttttagagtaaactttttgTTTAATCTTAAAACCTACAGTTGATATGAACTTTCATGCATAGTTGGTGCATCTTGTGATGCTGGTTGTTAACAATAAATTGCAAACCTAGCAAGAAATTAACTCGCTCCTTTGCAGTATTTTGTTACACCAAGCAACTAAGAAACCACCATGGGACCAATATGTAGGATCAGATAAACTTTGGTCTGCT
It encodes:
- the six2a gene encoding homeobox protein SIX2a, with product MSMLPTFGFTQEQVACVCEVLQQGGNIERLGRFLWSLPACEHLHKNESVLKAKAVVAFHRGNFRELYKILESHQFSPHNHPKLQQLWLKAHYIEAEKLRGRPLGAVGKYRVRRKFPLPRSIWDGEETSYCFKEKSRSILREWYTHNPYPSPREKRELAEATGLTTTQVSNWFKNRRQRDRAAEAKERENNENSNGNSHNPLTSSINGNKTILGSSDDDKTPSGTPDHTSPSPAQLLGANPGLPSLHGLAPPPGPSAIPVPSGPDSMHHHHSLHHDTILNPMSSNLVDLGS